From the genome of Pelosinus fermentans DSM 17108:
CTTATAATGTCATTTATTTATAACAGGAAGTGTACTTAGAAAATAGCAGGTTTCAGAATCAGGAACCTCTACCCTCAGAGTAATCGCAGCATAATCTACAATATTTTTTAATTGCTGAAAATCGATCTGTCTCTCGCTTTTAATCTGTTCACTCCAATCCGGAGGCTGCAATGCTTCACCAGCATGAATACGGTCAAACAGGCAGCATGCAAATAAATGCGAACGATGGCATCTTGTGATATTTTCCCATTGAAAAAATAATGTTCAATTTTTTCAACTAACTCTTCACAACAAGCTTTAACTTGATTTACCGATAATGTCTTTACAAATTTATTAAGTTGCCCAGCGACTAATGCATATGCCTCGCCCTTTGCATATTCATCCAGACTTATCTGATTTTCTTCTATTAAGTCCAACTTTAGCAAGGCACAAATACGATTAATGCCATCTTGTGAAAATAATTCGCTGACATGAACAAAAGGTATCCCTTCTAACTTTGGATCAATACTGCCAATAGCAATTCGCAAATTCTCTCCAACCTCTGCAGCCATCCCTTGTATGTCGCTCATGGCCCCCGCCGTAATAAAGTTCATATTGTGAGTTTCCGGAATATTGTCAAGCAATATTTCTTTAATTTTTTTAGCTACCCCTTCCCCGCTGGAGCAAGTCACTAAAATAATTCCTTTACCGTCTTTACCATCAACCTTAGACTGTCTTTTCTGCCTTAAGGTCAACGTATATTCATCATATGAGGTGTAAATATTAGTTACTGCCTGTTCTAGATTATCATCGGTTGTTAATACTCGTCTTCCTGCTTCCAAGACCAATGCAGTAGTAACATTAGGAATAATTTTTAGGGGAACACGAGTCGCCTTGGCAAGCATATTCTCCATTGTAACTAAGAAACCCATGTCAACCAGAATAATAACTCCGCGACCTTCATTGGCCTTTAATACAACCTCTTGTAATTCTTCCACCGTTTTTGAATTACTTTTATTTAAGGGAATATCATAGGATTTCACATGATCTGTACCTAATAAGTTATTAGCTACTTCCGCCATATTTTGCGCAGTTCCCCGACCATGAGCCACAATAATCAAACCGATTCTGGATGTGGCGATATCATCAGAGCCATGAATTAAAAACATGGCGATAAAACCAATCTCATCAGGAGACATCGTGATACCGAGCTTTCTTGTTAAAACTGCAACATTATCCTGTACTATGCTGTATGCCTGCCCATGCTCCGCTTTGATGGCTTTAAGATTGGGATTATAAACCACACGCCCTGACGCGACCCGTTCCTTAAATTGCTGCAAGTGCAGTGCTAAGGCCACTAATGTCTTTCGTCCATATTTCCGATTCAGCTTACCTGCTGCATCATTTAAAAGCAAATTTGCAGCTTCCCAGAAATTTTGCTGAATAATACTGATTGGCATATCGGAATGTTCAGGCTTGAAAAATGCCTGGACAACTGATTCAAAATATTTTTCTAAATCTTTTCCAACCTGATGTTCAACGTCTTCATCCGACATTTGCATCTGCCGGTGACTGGCAATTTTCTTATCAATAAAGCTGTAAAGGTCAATGGGCAAATCATAATTATTGGATAAATTTTGCGTTAAAGGCTGCCCTCCAGGTTCAACAGCAAGACCATCTTTAAAGAGTTTATTAATGGAAGCATCAATCACCTCTTGATGTCTGACCATTGAAAATATCCGTTGTGGTATCACATTCGTATCAATGGTTAGCTTATCCACTGCTGACGCCAAATAGGATAAATAGCTTCTTGCACAACATAATTGCAAATCATTGCGCAATTCACCAATATTGGCCGGGCAATTATAATATGTAAAGGTACGTAAAGCTTCCCCTGAAATCCAGATTGGCAAATCTAAACGTATGGCTTCTTGTTTTACAAACAGAACAATTAAAGCAATTCTTTCTTTTACCGGCCTTTCGCTAATTCTGGGCAAGGTAATTTGTACTGGTATACGACGCCGAAATGTCATCAACAATGAACTGGAAATATCCTCTGAAGTTGCGCAGATCAGCATTACTTGTGCTTTTCGCTCTTCTCGGCTCTCACCAAGTCTCCGATAGATTCCCTTGTCCACTAACGTAAAGAGCAGTTCCTGCCCCGCTGGAGGAAGCCTATGTATCTCATCTAAAAACAGGATGCCACCGCTTGCACGATCCACCAGCCCCTCGTGCTCTTCATTAGCACCTGTAAAAGCACCTTTGACATACCCAAAGAGTTGGGAAAGCAACAGTTGGGAATTATCCGCATAATCAGCACAACTAAAGGTAACAAAAGGAACCTTTGCATTCTCCTGTCCTCTTTGCGACCATATTTGAGCTGCATACCGCCACATTGCTTCCGCCATTAAGCTTTTGCCAACACCACTTTCACCGCAAATCAAAGTATGCAGACCATTAGGCGGATATACTACAGCGGCTTTCGCCAGCTCAATTTGAGCCTTGATACTGCCTTTACTTCCAATGATATTCGAAAAAGGAATCTCATGGTTTGCATTGTTATCCTTATTTTCTGAATTTTTCATACCTGAGGCTTGCGATTCTTTAGCCTGATTTTTTCTATTCCTAATTGAAACGTACATGACTGGCCGTGTACCATTTTTTTCAACATAACCTAATTTACATAATTTATTAAGATCTGCCGAGGCATCGCTGCGTTGAATTTCTAACTCCGCGGCAACGGCAGCAGCACTTACACCTGCTGTTTTGTCCTTTTCGCTACCTTCTTTTGTGATACGTTCCACATATTCCAGTACCCTATCCATTCTAGCAGCCATTACTTTCACTCCTTACCTAAAAGACGCAAATTACGATACTGCTCTTTTTCCTTTGGCCCGGATGATCGATCTCTTTGCAATTTCTCTTCTAATACTATAATAATGGCTGCCAACAATCAATGCTAACATCAACCATTGGCAACCATTCATACGTGCAGCCTATGCTCCAACCAAAGGCACTCCATACTCATGAGCAATGTCCTTTAATTCCGCAAGTAATTTGTTAGGAATTTCAATTCCTTTTACTAATAAACTTTTTTCTAAAATCTGCTCTCGTTCTCCCGGCAAATATATTTCACCAACACCAGCAGCTTTTTCGACAGCCTTGATTTCCTCACAAAATTTTTCAGTACGTTCATAATAGTCGGCCATGCTGATAAACCCATCGATTTTTATCACAATAATAAGATGTCCAACGTCAGCCTGATTATGTGTACCGCTATAGGATGCAACATCTTTGCCAAAAGCAGCTCCAGTCAGTACGCCGCTTAAATGATCAACAGCAAGTGCTAATGCGTAGCCTTTAGGTCCAGCCATTGGCAAAATCATCCCCAGCAGTGCTTCTTCCGCATTCGTGGTCGGACGCCCTTCTTTATCCAGTGCCCAGCCTTCTGGAATCGATAGCCCCTGTTTTGCAGCTGTAATAATTTTTCCTCTTGCAACAATACTAGTGGCTAAATCAATTATAACTGGATTTTTTGCTAACCGGGGAAACCCTATAGCAATAGGATTTGTACCTAGATAAGCTTCCTTGCCGCCCCAAGGGGGAATTGCCGATAACGCATTTGTGAAAACAATGGCAAGGTAATTACGCTTAGCTGCCAAATCACAATAAAATCCTGCCGTGCCAAAATGATTGCTTCCTCTGACGCCCACAGCACACAAGCCAAAGCTGTCTGCTGCTTTTATTGCCGCTTCCATCGCCTTGACCGCAACCACCGAACCGAGCCCATTATCACCATCCACGGCAAGTAGTGCAGGCCAAAGTTTGTTAATGGTAATAGCAGGCCGAGAATTGATCGATCCATCCTTTATTCTCATAAGATATCGGGGAAAACGGCTGATCCCATGTGTTCCAACACCCCACAAATCAGCTTTTAAAAGATTGTCAGCAACAATTTCACTGTCTGCAATAGGCACACCAGCTTTCACCAGTACCTGTACAACAAATTGATGCAGTGAACTAACAGAAAATATATTTTGCTCGCTGCTCATACAATAATCTCCCCTTAACTCTACTCAATTATGAATCCGCATGGTAGCAGTTTATTTAATAATGCCTAATGCCCCGCCAATCAATGCAAAAGCAAACAGGCATAAGAGTACGTTAATAACACGATACCCTTTCATAATCGCTCGCCAGCTAACAATAGTTAGGGCTAAAGGCAATGCTTTGGGCACAATCTGGTCAAATAATTCTTTAAAGACAATTTTCTTACCCGCTACCACCGTCTGCAAAGCAACATCAACGGTTATAAACTTACAAACCATGATCCCCAATACAAACAGACCCATGATGGAGAAGAAAGTTGTTAATTTTTTGAATAATCCGCCTTCCAGTATGGTTGTTACTGCAGTTGTACCCAGTTGGTAACCTTTTCGGATGCTTAAGCGAGTAATCGTGTAATCATACCCCAGCATACCAATTGCAAAAACCAATGGTCCTAGAAAACTGCCAGTCGATGCCCAGCCAAGGCAGATACCTAGTAATACGGGCTTATAAAGTGCCCCCGATATCGTATCGCCAATTCCCGCCAGAGGTCCCATCAAAGAACTTTTTAAATCTATAATCGTTTCTTCTGAGATATCCTCCCCCTTGGCTTTTTGTTCTTCCAATGCAATGGTTATGCCATGAATAACAGCTCCCCAGCGAGGTTCCGTATTGAAAAACATCATATGCCTTTTTAAGCCAGCAATTACTTCCTCTGGTTTATCAGGATATAATTTTTGCATGATTGGACCGATCATAGATGCAAAGCCTCCAGCCTGCATTCTTTGATAGTTATAGGATAAATGACTCATCAACCACCAACGCAATGTAGCCATTTCAATATCTTTTGGGGTTAAGGCGACTCCTGTCTCTACTTTCTCTGCCATTATATTTCATCCTCCTCTCTTGCATTAACGGTTACTTCTTTTGGCTGCAATGAAATGTAAATATACCCCATAGCAGCACCAATAAATGCCCCAAATAATAAATTATTCATACCCATATAAGCACTTACTGCAAAACCAAGACCGAAAAACACCAGTAAATCATTACGTGCCATATATTTTAACAACATGGCAACCCCCACAGCCGGCAACACTTTACCTACTGTGTTAAACCCAGCTATCCCCCAGGCTGGTACTGCAGCCAATAATCCGTCAATAACAGTTGGTCCATAAAAAGCCGCCAAAAAGGCAGGAACTCCTCTTACGAGTATTACGACAGCCTGAGAAGGTATAGCCTGAATCAGCATAATACCTCGAACATCGCCTTTTTCTGCATACTTATCCTGTATAGAAGGCAGCATTGAATTGATGGACATAAATAAAATCCAAGCATAATTGCCAATAACTCCAATGGAGACTGCCACTACAACGGCCTGCTCCGTACTCATATTACTTTGTATGGCCACTGCCGTACCCAGTAATCCTGCTGAATAAAGATCCGAGGGGTTGGCCCCCCCAGTACTGTTCCAACCTAAAAAGGCTACATTAATTGCCGCGCCGATAATCAGTCCTTCAACTGGTTTCCCATAGATCAGTCCTACCCAGAATCCCGCCATCAGCGGTTCTCTAATTAACCACCACCCCAAAGGGTTTGATGAAGATTGCGCCCAAGCCAGCAATCCTACTAAAACAGCTTGAATCATAATTTCTCCTCCTTATTTACGACTTTAAAAACTTACGCTTTCCATTACTTTTTCGTATTCCATCTGCTTGTCTTCAGGAGTCGCCTGGAAAAATACATTTACGCCTCCGCTGCTCATCTCCGTTAGCATAGCAGCGTCCTCTGGATTTAATGTCATATTGAGATAAACTGCTTTTCTCCCCGGTCCTGCACCCAGTCCGCCGATTTGCAGTTGTTCAATAGGAAAGCCTTTTTTCCAAACTTCAAGTGTGGTGTGAACATCTTTAAATAAAACCAATGCATTCCCTTCGCCCAGCTGATTTTTGTTCCATGCTGCTATGAACGTATCAATACCCACTACACTGCATTTCACATCAGCCGGTGTAGCCATTTTATAAATATTACTCATTACTGGGTCCTTCGCCAACGTATTATTGACAACAATGATCTTAGTGGCTTGAATTGTTTTTAGCCACTTCGCCACTACTTGTCCATGGATCAGGCGAAAGTCGATTCTGATTAAAGAAAGTTTAGCCATATATTTTCATCCTTCCTAACGGTTTTTATATTTTAACAACTGGGATGCTCCGATGATTGATCTCACAAACTATCTAATTCCTGCACTTCAACCAGGATGTTTTGACATCCTTCGCGTCCTGCCTGAATCACGGCCTTTGCCAATGCTTCCCCTCGCAGCCCCATCCGGGCCGTTACTGCTTCAATAACCATACCAAGACTTAAGCCAGCAACCGCACTCACTTTTCTGGTGGTTGAAATAGCTGCTGAAACATTAGCTGGAGTACCGCCAAATAAATCGCTGATCAGCAAAGATCCATCAGCCATGGGCTCTAATACCCGATTAATCTCAGCCATAAAATCAGCCGGTTCCATGCCTGGCATCAGAGATAATGCTCTCACACTTTCCATTGGCCCCATGATCATTTCAGCACTTTTTACTAATTCTTCGCCAAATTTTCCATGAGTCACAATAACGATACCTGGGATACGCTCTTCCAATTCGTTATTGGAATCTGCCACTATAATCGCCTCCTTATCGTACTATTTGCTTACTTACCTTGTTGACGCGCCTTTTGAATTGCCTCAACAAACTCTCTGGCAGCTAGTGTAACTTTGTTGTAGTCACCATCTTTTTTATGAGCTTTCGTCACGTAACTGCCTACGCCGATCGCATCGCAGCCTGCGTGAATCCACTCATGTACATTTTGCGGCGTTGCTCCGCCGGTAGGCACAATGGATGCTTGGGGAATCGGTGCTTTGATGGTTTTTACATACTGAACACCTAAGAAATCTGCAGGGAATAGCTTCACCATATCAGCACCAGCTTCCAGGGTTTCAATGACTTCTTTAGGAGTCATCGCACCAACGATGGAAATAGCCTGATAGCGGTTGCTTACTTTCACCATATCAACATTTAAATGAGGACTCACTAAAAGCTCAGCTCCAGCTAAAATCGCTGCTCTTGCTGTTTCTGCATCTAAAATAGTTCCGGCACCGATAACAACTTCACCATTTTTATAGGTTTGGGATAAAGATTCAATAATTTTTAATGCGCCAGGCACACTCATCGTAACTTCTACTGCCCCAACCCCGCCTTTAATGCAGGCTTCAGCAATTTTTTGCGCTTCCTCAGTATTATCGCTGCGAATAATAACTACAATACCACCATCAATTATTTTACGTAAATTTTCAAACTTTTTACTCATCGTTAATTCCTCCTAATTTTTATATTATAATTTGACAACTGAATATTTAGGCTCAGAGCCGGATAAAACTCGTACTACTTCTTCCGCTGCCATGACGCCAGCACCCACAATTGCCTCATTGGTATACGCACCAGCATGAGAGGTAAAGACTACGTTTTTCAGTTCCATCAAAGGAGAATCTTTGGGCGGTTCCTGAGCAAATACATCCAAAGCAGCGCCGGCAATTAATCCCTGAGTTAGTGCTTTATACAAATCATCTTCGACAATGAGTTCTCCTCTAGCCGTATTAATAATATAGGAGGTCTTTTTCATCTTGGAAAGCCGCTCTATATTAACCATGCCAACAGTTTGTGCCATTGCAGGTGCATGCAGGGAGACAAAATCCGCCTTTGCAAATACCTCATCCAGAGGTAAATAGGTTACACCATAATTGTCAATAAATTCTTGTCTGGGGTATACATCATAGGCAAGAATTTTCATACCAAAACCATAAGCACGTTTGGCTACTTCCCCACCGATATTGCCCATTCCAATGATGCCCAGAACTTCCCCCCCCAGCTCAACACCAGTATGACGATACCAGCCTCCATTTCGTATGGAAAGATCCATCTGGGGAATTTGTCGAGCTGCTGCCATGATCAACCCCATTGCCAAATCAGCCACTGACTTACTGTTGGCACCTGGTGTAATTGTAACCGCCACACCATGTTCTTTAGCAGCATCCACATTGATCGTGTTATATCCCACGCCTTGTTTAGCAATGACCTTAAGTGTCGGAGCCCCTGCAGCAATTACCGCTGCTGTGACTTTTTCACTTCCTGCAATCATCCCCTCGACTCCCTTAATCATTTCGAGGAGCTCGTCCTCTGTTAATGCACGATCATAAGGGTTTAATACTAGTTCATAACCTTGTGCATTCAAAATTCTCATAGCCTCTAGTGAGCGGGAACGCTCTCTTGATCCTATCAGGACTTTTTTCTTCATGCAAGCAACTCCTTTTTAGAAATATCTAACCTCTTGAGAAGTGTATTTCCCTACAATTAGAATTCAGCTATATTATTATGCAAGATCCATGCCACTACACTTCACTCCGGAATCCGCTCTCTGCTTTACATCATTCACTACAGAAAAGTAGAAAGTAGTGTAGCACTGCCACTACACTACTTTCTACTTTCCTGTATCTGGCTTATCAAATGTCACCATTAACAACCATTGCCAGTATATTTTTCACTTTA
Proteins encoded in this window:
- a CDS encoding sigma-54-dependent transcriptional regulator; this translates as MAARMDRVLEYVERITKEGSEKDKTAGVSAAAVAAELEIQRSDASADLNKLCKLGYVEKNGTRPVMYVSIRNRKNQAKESQASGMKNSENKDNNANHEIPFSNIIGSKGSIKAQIELAKAAVVYPPNGLHTLICGESGVGKSLMAEAMWRYAAQIWSQRGQENAKVPFVTFSCADYADNSQLLLSQLFGYVKGAFTGANEEHEGLVDRASGGILFLDEIHRLPPAGQELLFTLVDKGIYRRLGESREERKAQVMLICATSEDISSSLLMTFRRRIPVQITLPRISERPVKERIALIVLFVKQEAIRLDLPIWISGEALRTFTYYNCPANIGELRNDLQLCCARSYLSYLASAVDKLTIDTNVIPQRIFSMVRHQEVIDASINKLFKDGLAVEPGGQPLTQNLSNNYDLPIDLYSFIDKKIASHRQMQMSDEDVEHQVGKDLEKYFESVVQAFFKPEHSDMPISIIQQNFWEAANLLLNDAAGKLNRKYGRKTLVALALHLQQFKERVASGRVVYNPNLKAIKAEHGQAYSIVQDNVAVLTRKLGITMSPDEIGFIAMFLIHGSDDIATSRIGLIIVAHGRGTAQNMAEVANNLLGTDHVKSYDIPLNKSNSKTVEELQEVVLKANEGRGVIILVDMGFLVTMENMLAKATRVPLKIIPNVTTALVLEAGRRVLTTDDNLEQAVTNIYTSYDEYTLTLRQKRQSKVDGKDGKGIILVTCSSGEGVAKKIKEILLDNIPETHNMNFITAGAMSDIQGMAAEVGENLRIAIGSIDPKLEGIPFVHVSELFSQDGINRICALLKLDLIEENQISLDEYAKGEAYALVAGQLNKFVKTLSVNQVKACCEELVEKIEHYFFNGKISQDAIVRIYLHAACLTVFMLVKHCSLRIGVNRLKARDRSIFSN
- a CDS encoding Ldh family oxidoreductase, encoding MSSEQNIFSVSSLHQFVVQVLVKAGVPIADSEIVADNLLKADLWGVGTHGISRFPRYLMRIKDGSINSRPAITINKLWPALLAVDGDNGLGSVVAVKAMEAAIKAADSFGLCAVGVRGSNHFGTAGFYCDLAAKRNYLAIVFTNALSAIPPWGGKEAYLGTNPIAIGFPRLAKNPVIIDLATSIVARGKIITAAKQGLSIPEGWALDKEGRPTTNAEEALLGMILPMAGPKGYALALAVDHLSGVLTGAAFGKDVASYSGTHNQADVGHLIIVIKIDGFISMADYYERTEKFCEEIKAVEKAAGVGEIYLPGEREQILEKSLLVKGIEIPNKLLAELKDIAHEYGVPLVGA
- a CDS encoding PTS system mannose/fructose/sorbose family transporter subunit IID, translated to MAEKVETGVALTPKDIEMATLRWWLMSHLSYNYQRMQAGGFASMIGPIMQKLYPDKPEEVIAGLKRHMMFFNTEPRWGAVIHGITIALEEQKAKGEDISEETIIDLKSSLMGPLAGIGDTISGALYKPVLLGICLGWASTGSFLGPLVFAIGMLGYDYTITRLSIRKGYQLGTTAVTTILEGGLFKKLTTFFSIMGLFVLGIMVCKFITVDVALQTVVAGKKIVFKELFDQIVPKALPLALTIVSWRAIMKGYRVINVLLCLFAFALIGGALGIIK
- a CDS encoding PTS mannose/fructose/sorbose/N-acetylgalactosamine transporter subunit IIC, whose translation is MIQAVLVGLLAWAQSSSNPLGWWLIREPLMAGFWVGLIYGKPVEGLIIGAAINVAFLGWNSTGGANPSDLYSAGLLGTAVAIQSNMSTEQAVVVAVSIGVIGNYAWILFMSINSMLPSIQDKYAEKGDVRGIMLIQAIPSQAVVILVRGVPAFLAAFYGPTVIDGLLAAVPAWGIAGFNTVGKVLPAVGVAMLLKYMARNDLLVFFGLGFAVSAYMGMNNLLFGAFIGAAMGYIYISLQPKEVTVNAREEDEI
- a CDS encoding PTS system mannose/fructose/N-acetylgalactosamine-transporter subunit IIB gives rise to the protein MAKLSLIRIDFRLIHGQVVAKWLKTIQATKIIVVNNTLAKDPVMSNIYKMATPADVKCSVVGIDTFIAAWNKNQLGEGNALVLFKDVHTTLEVWKKGFPIEQLQIGGLGAGPGRKAVYLNMTLNPEDAAMLTEMSSGGVNVFFQATPEDKQMEYEKVMESVSF
- a CDS encoding PTS sugar transporter subunit IIA, whose product is MADSNNELEERIPGIVIVTHGKFGEELVKSAEMIMGPMESVRALSLMPGMEPADFMAEINRVLEPMADGSLLISDLFGGTPANVSAAISTTRKVSAVAGLSLGMVIEAVTARMGLRGEALAKAVIQAGREGCQNILVEVQELDSL
- a CDS encoding bifunctional 2-keto-4-hydroxyglutarate aldolase/2-keto-3-deoxy-6-phosphogluconate aldolase — encoded protein: MSKKFENLRKIIDGGIVVIIRSDNTEEAQKIAEACIKGGVGAVEVTMSVPGALKIIESLSQTYKNGEVVIGAGTILDAETARAAILAGAELLVSPHLNVDMVKVSNRYQAISIVGAMTPKEVIETLEAGADMVKLFPADFLGVQYVKTIKAPIPQASIVPTGGATPQNVHEWIHAGCDAIGVGSYVTKAHKKDGDYNKVTLAAREFVEAIQKARQQGK
- a CDS encoding phosphoglycerate dehydrogenase, translated to MKKKVLIGSRERSRSLEAMRILNAQGYELVLNPYDRALTEDELLEMIKGVEGMIAGSEKVTAAVIAAGAPTLKVIAKQGVGYNTINVDAAKEHGVAVTITPGANSKSVADLAMGLIMAAARQIPQMDLSIRNGGWYRHTGVELGGEVLGIIGMGNIGGEVAKRAYGFGMKILAYDVYPRQEFIDNYGVTYLPLDEVFAKADFVSLHAPAMAQTVGMVNIERLSKMKKTSYIINTARGELIVEDDLYKALTQGLIAGAALDVFAQEPPKDSPLMELKNVVFTSHAGAYTNEAIVGAGVMAAEEVVRVLSGSEPKYSVVKL